From Synoicihabitans lomoniglobus, the proteins below share one genomic window:
- the ftsZ gene encoding cell division protein FtsZ, with the protein MNANELPLTPSADALADRDVSIKVIGLGGAGGNAVDRLKMDNLDRLRLAAINTDLQALNASPVEEKVLIGSAVTRGLGAGGDPDLGYEAAESDREKIAEVVRDTDLVFLIAGMGGGTGSGAAPTVAEIAIEAGALVIAFVTTPFSFEGGRRTKQAEDGLLALRRSCDAVIPLPNDILLQEAAEGETALDSFARADEWIGRAVRSVWAMMYRTGLINLDFATLRQAFHTRGGKTLFGLGSGSGETSTADAIASLEMCPLLATPEFSRKADRLLVNIVGGTDLTLAKVNEIMSAVTERYGRESHVIMGAVIDEDLQGSVEICVIGTSDIGGRLPPRRPVPVRAKQAAGAPPTPPEPMRSAGAEPEEVLAGKPSAPTRAAVKPKPSNDPTAQNEFFFQTLAENRGHFERTDRNLFEGQDLDVPTYFRKGLKISL; encoded by the coding sequence ATGAACGCCAACGAACTTCCCCTTACGCCTTCCGCGGACGCGCTCGCCGACCGTGATGTCTCGATCAAAGTCATTGGGTTGGGGGGCGCCGGCGGCAACGCGGTCGACCGGCTCAAAATGGACAATCTCGATCGCCTGCGATTGGCTGCGATCAACACCGACCTGCAGGCGCTCAACGCCTCTCCGGTGGAGGAAAAGGTGCTTATCGGTTCGGCCGTGACGCGCGGACTGGGCGCGGGAGGCGATCCGGACTTGGGATACGAAGCCGCGGAATCGGATCGGGAAAAAATCGCGGAAGTGGTGCGCGATACGGATTTGGTTTTTCTCATCGCCGGCATGGGCGGGGGCACCGGTAGTGGCGCGGCGCCCACAGTGGCGGAGATTGCCATCGAAGCCGGCGCGCTGGTCATCGCGTTTGTCACCACGCCGTTCAGTTTCGAAGGTGGTCGGCGCACGAAACAAGCCGAGGACGGATTGTTGGCCCTGCGCCGCAGCTGCGACGCGGTGATTCCGTTGCCCAACGACATTTTGCTGCAGGAAGCCGCAGAAGGCGAAACGGCCCTCGATTCGTTTGCCCGGGCGGATGAGTGGATCGGTCGAGCGGTGCGATCGGTTTGGGCGATGATGTATCGCACCGGTCTCATCAATCTGGACTTCGCCACGTTGCGGCAGGCGTTTCACACGCGGGGCGGGAAAACCCTGTTCGGTCTCGGCAGTGGCTCCGGCGAGACCTCGACGGCCGACGCCATCGCCAGTCTCGAGATGTGCCCGCTCCTGGCGACGCCGGAGTTTTCGCGCAAGGCCGATCGACTCCTGGTCAATATCGTGGGAGGAACCGATCTCACGCTGGCCAAGGTGAATGAAATCATGAGTGCGGTGACCGAACGCTACGGTCGTGAATCGCATGTCATCATGGGGGCGGTCATCGACGAAGACCTGCAGGGGAGCGTGGAAATATGTGTGATCGGGACCAGCGATATTGGGGGCCGTCTGCCGCCGCGCCGTCCGGTGCCGGTGCGAGCGAAACAGGCCGCCGGCGCGCCACCCACGCCGCCGGAACCCATGCGGTCGGCCGGGGCCGAGCCGGAGGAAGTGCTGGCGGGCAAACCGTCCGCCCCAACGCGAGCGGCGGTGAAGCCCAAGCCCTCGAACGATCCGACGGCGCAGAACGAATTCTTCTTTCAAACCTTGGCCGAAAATCGCGGTCACTTTGAGCGCACCGATCGGAATCTGTTCGAGGGGCAGGATCTGGATGTGCCGACCTACTTTCGTAAAGGTCTGAAAATCAGCCTCTAA
- the obgE gene encoding GTPase ObgE: MFIDECVIKAAAGDGGRGCISFRREKFEPFGGPNGGDGGKGGDVVLRGDDNTNNLIDYKYKPHWRGERGEHGLGKDCNGREGKPAILRVPLGTIVTDEETGQVVAEVITHGQDVVLRKGGNGGWGNTHFKSSVNRAPRRANPGDEGETGVYRLVLKSIADVGLVGFPNAGKSSLTTRITQARPRTAAYPFTTLHPQIGVIHYPDEYDRLLLADVPGLIEGASDNRGLGHRFLRHIERCAVLMFMIDMAAVDGRDPRDDYATLLGELEAYDAKLMDKPRVVVANKMDLPEAKAWLTKFKRRHKVEVVPISCESGDGLDQLKTTLRDRVRAPAAAADTASAT; the protein is encoded by the coding sequence ATGTTTATCGATGAATGCGTGATCAAAGCTGCAGCAGGCGACGGAGGTCGGGGCTGTATCAGTTTTCGGCGCGAAAAATTTGAACCCTTCGGCGGACCCAACGGCGGTGATGGCGGCAAAGGCGGCGACGTCGTGCTGCGCGGGGACGACAACACCAACAACCTGATCGACTATAAATACAAACCGCATTGGCGCGGCGAGCGAGGCGAGCACGGTTTGGGCAAGGATTGCAACGGGCGCGAAGGCAAACCCGCGATCCTGCGCGTTCCTCTGGGCACGATTGTGACCGATGAGGAAACGGGGCAAGTCGTGGCCGAAGTCATCACGCACGGTCAGGATGTCGTCCTGCGCAAAGGGGGCAACGGCGGTTGGGGAAACACCCATTTCAAGTCATCGGTCAATCGTGCGCCGCGCCGCGCCAACCCGGGCGACGAGGGTGAAACGGGCGTCTATCGGCTCGTGTTGAAGAGTATCGCCGATGTGGGACTCGTGGGGTTTCCCAACGCGGGAAAGTCCTCGCTCACCACCCGCATCACGCAGGCGCGTCCCCGCACCGCGGCTTATCCGTTCACCACGCTGCATCCGCAGATCGGCGTGATTCACTACCCCGATGAATACGATCGTCTGCTGTTGGCGGACGTGCCGGGATTGATTGAGGGGGCCAGTGACAATCGCGGCCTGGGCCATCGTTTTCTCCGTCACATCGAGCGCTGCGCCGTCCTGATGTTCATGATTGATATGGCCGCGGTCGACGGGCGCGATCCCCGTGACGACTACGCCACTTTGCTGGGCGAACTCGAAGCCTATGACGCCAAGTTGATGGACAAGCCCCGCGTGGTGGTGGCCAACAAAATGGACCTGCCGGAAGCGAAGGCCTGGCTGACGAAGTTCAAGCGTCGGCACAAAGTCGAAGTCGTGCCCATTTCGTGCGAGTCCGGTGATGGATTGGACCAGTTGAAAACCACGTTGCGCGATCGGGTGCGTGCTCCGGCCGCGGCCGCCGACACGGCCAGCGCGACTTGA
- a CDS encoding GspE/PulE family protein, translating to MDALLEAERLTAEQRQTIAENPEELTGEQLDKLLLEEFKVTPFQLQVAKSRAFNLPPFNVARYKLHAGTFERVPEDFCLENRVLPVGEVGDLLLIAISNPFEVTLAQKIHEMTGKQVVRMLGRESDIRDKFKKDDSGPTDFADVVNAIGMEFGSDGEVGEDELTDEESGPIIDLANKIIEDAYYAGTSDIHVEPWELEVIVRYRIDGVCQEKLRLPGKVGPALIARLKIMCNLDIAERRMPQDGRIVFKQYTRKGLDVDLRVSTAPLNHGEGVVMRILDKQKSTLPMNALGFSPGNLVRYRESIEQPYGMILHCGPTGSGKSMTLYSALNEINAPDIVIRTAEDPIEYTLEGINQMQMHRQIGLTFATALRAFLRQDPDIILVGEIRDKETANIAVEAALTGHLLISTLHTNDAPSTVARLTDMGVEPFMISSSLVCVCAQRLMRRVCKQCRQPIEPEGRIKDILETAIGWSGQIYKANPTGCPKCNGSGYKGRVGIHELMTMSPELIDGINKEAETATLKKLAIAAGMQTLHQDSMLKVKEGISTIEEALSHVPPDMA from the coding sequence GTGGACGCCCTGCTGGAGGCGGAGCGACTCACGGCGGAGCAACGCCAGACCATCGCCGAAAATCCGGAGGAGTTGACCGGCGAACAACTCGACAAGCTGCTGCTCGAAGAGTTTAAGGTCACCCCGTTTCAGTTGCAGGTGGCCAAGAGCCGGGCCTTCAATTTGCCGCCGTTCAATGTCGCGCGTTACAAGTTGCACGCCGGGACGTTTGAGCGCGTGCCGGAGGATTTCTGTTTGGAGAATCGCGTGCTGCCGGTGGGCGAGGTCGGGGATCTTTTGCTGATCGCGATCTCCAATCCGTTCGAGGTAACGCTGGCGCAGAAAATTCACGAGATGACGGGCAAGCAGGTCGTGCGCATGCTCGGCCGGGAGAGTGACATCCGGGACAAGTTCAAAAAGGACGACAGCGGTCCGACGGATTTTGCCGACGTCGTCAATGCCATCGGCATGGAGTTCGGCAGCGACGGGGAAGTCGGGGAGGACGAACTCACCGACGAGGAGTCCGGCCCGATCATCGATCTCGCCAACAAGATCATCGAGGACGCTTATTACGCCGGCACGTCGGACATCCACGTCGAACCGTGGGAGCTCGAAGTCATTGTGCGATACCGCATTGACGGGGTGTGTCAGGAGAAACTGCGTCTGCCGGGCAAGGTGGGACCGGCGCTGATTGCGCGGCTCAAGATCATGTGCAACCTCGACATCGCCGAGCGCCGCATGCCCCAGGACGGTCGTATCGTTTTCAAACAATACACGCGCAAGGGACTCGACGTCGATTTGCGCGTTTCGACCGCCCCGCTCAATCATGGCGAGGGCGTGGTCATGCGTATTCTGGACAAACAAAAGTCGACGCTGCCGATGAACGCACTCGGGTTTTCGCCGGGCAATCTCGTCCGTTACCGCGAGTCGATCGAGCAACCCTATGGCATGATCCTGCACTGCGGTCCGACCGGCTCGGGCAAGTCGATGACCCTATATTCGGCACTCAACGAAATCAATGCGCCGGATATCGTCATCCGCACCGCCGAGGATCCGATCGAGTATACGCTTGAGGGCATCAACCAGATGCAGATGCACCGCCAGATCGGCCTGACCTTTGCGACCGCGCTGCGCGCGTTTTTGCGGCAGGACCCCGACATCATTCTGGTGGGTGAAATTCGTGACAAGGAAACGGCCAACATCGCGGTGGAGGCCGCGTTGACCGGTCACTTGTTGATCTCCACGCTCCACACCAACGATGCGCCTTCCACGGTCGCTCGTCTCACGGACATGGGCGTGGAACCGTTCATGATTTCGTCGTCCCTGGTCTGCGTGTGCGCGCAGCGGCTCATGCGTCGCGTGTGCAAACAGTGCCGCCAACCGATCGAACCGGAGGGGCGCATCAAGGACATTCTCGAAACCGCCATCGGGTGGAGCGGCCAGATTTACAAGGCCAACCCGACGGGCTGTCCGAAGTGCAACGGATCGGGTTACAAAGGCCGCGTGGGTATCCACGAACTGATGACGATGAGCCCGGAGCTGATTGATGGCATCAACAAGGAGGCCGAAACCGCGACGCTCAAGAAGCTCGCGATCGCCGCGGGCATGCAGACGTTGCACCAAGACTCCATGTTGAAGGTCAAAGAGGGCATTTCCACCATCGAGGAGGCGCTGTCGCACGTGCCTCCGGACATGGCGTAA
- a CDS encoding LysE family translocator → MSTLGWEFGAVTLAHALAVASPGPDFALVLRQSMRHGRTTALASASGIGAGILVHATYSVLGIGLMVQKTPTLFATLKYVSAAYFLWLGWGAWRASFQPGGGDGAASVAPPHPRKAWWRGFFTNVLNLKASLFFVALFSVVVDPATPRWVQGAYGVWMALTTTAWFSLVAIVFTRPAVNRGYHRLQPVIDRAMGTIFILFAMNLWLSELIVSG, encoded by the coding sequence GTGAGCACCCTTGGGTGGGAGTTTGGCGCGGTGACCTTGGCCCATGCCCTGGCGGTTGCCAGTCCCGGTCCGGATTTTGCGTTGGTGTTGCGGCAAAGCATGCGGCATGGGCGGACCACCGCCCTGGCCAGCGCGAGTGGCATCGGGGCGGGGATTTTGGTGCACGCCACCTATTCGGTGCTGGGGATCGGACTCATGGTGCAGAAAACGCCCACGCTGTTCGCGACCTTAAAATATGTGAGCGCGGCGTATTTTTTGTGGTTGGGGTGGGGCGCGTGGCGTGCGAGCTTCCAACCGGGCGGAGGAGACGGGGCCGCGAGCGTCGCGCCGCCGCATCCGCGCAAGGCGTGGTGGCGCGGATTTTTCACCAACGTGCTCAACCTGAAAGCGTCGTTGTTTTTTGTCGCACTGTTTTCCGTCGTGGTTGATCCCGCCACGCCCCGCTGGGTGCAAGGTGCCTACGGGGTGTGGATGGCGCTCACCACCACCGCCTGGTTTTCATTGGTGGCGATCGTGTTTACCCGACCGGCCGTGAATCGCGGATATCACCGCCTGCAGCCCGTGATTGATCGGGCGATGGGCACGATTTTTATTCTCTTCGCCATGAACTTGTGGCTCAGCGAGTTGATTGTTTCCGGCTGA
- a CDS encoding sodium:solute symporter family transporter, whose amino-acid sequence MIAASISASTGWAIVIGLGVIWVLLGLYWGRKAQTSEGFILAGRNVGLSLGSATAMATWVTSNTTMLAPVLALTLGVWGMVAYSTASFGLLLFAPMAVRICKLLPAGHTAGDFFRLRYGRVGWTLFLLITMLYSLSWLVSMAIAGGDLLEALAGIPYLQGMTLILVVCVLYTLFGGLYAVIGTDFIQSLIILVGIVFIGGLVAAQLDFDLAYEHIRTQQPSLLKFVMPAALLAVFNNMLFGFGEVFHNNVWWSRAFAMRPGVAPKAFFLSGLLWFPIPIAAGFIALAAGPLGINIAESNQTGPLVATTVMENAGLGAFAGVVILIVLFCSMASSIDSLLAATSDLLLKDVHGGLLKRELPERGFRKITGTVILIVGALTWLLAAPHWPIIEALFISGPLVASLIWPVIGGLFWRGLNRPLVLTGIVLGCTLGVTAYFTLGWFTASLVGAAVSMLFTIAARYIAPKPFAENAVSV is encoded by the coding sequence ATGATCGCGGCCTCGATTTCAGCTTCCACCGGTTGGGCGATCGTGATCGGACTCGGCGTGATCTGGGTGCTGCTGGGTCTCTATTGGGGACGCAAGGCGCAGACTTCCGAAGGCTTCATTTTGGCCGGCCGCAACGTAGGGCTGTCGCTGGGATCGGCGACCGCCATGGCAACCTGGGTGACCTCCAACACCACGATGCTGGCGCCGGTGCTGGCCCTGACGCTCGGGGTGTGGGGCATGGTGGCCTATTCGACGGCGAGTTTTGGCCTGCTGTTGTTCGCGCCGATGGCGGTGCGCATTTGCAAGCTGTTGCCCGCGGGACACACGGCGGGAGATTTCTTCCGGCTGCGTTACGGTCGGGTCGGGTGGACGTTGTTCCTGCTGATCACGATGCTGTATTCGCTGTCGTGGTTGGTGAGCATGGCGATCGCGGGCGGTGACCTGTTGGAGGCACTGGCAGGCATTCCTTATCTCCAAGGCATGACGCTGATTCTGGTGGTTTGTGTGCTCTACACGTTGTTTGGCGGACTCTACGCGGTGATCGGCACCGACTTCATCCAAAGTCTGATCATTCTGGTGGGCATCGTTTTCATCGGCGGACTGGTGGCCGCCCAGCTCGATTTCGATCTGGCGTATGAACACATCCGCACGCAGCAGCCGTCGCTGCTGAAGTTTGTGATGCCGGCGGCGCTGCTGGCGGTGTTCAACAACATGTTGTTCGGCTTCGGCGAGGTGTTTCACAACAACGTGTGGTGGTCGCGGGCATTTGCGATGCGGCCGGGCGTTGCCCCGAAGGCATTTTTCCTGTCGGGCTTGTTGTGGTTCCCGATTCCGATTGCGGCCGGTTTCATCGCGTTGGCGGCGGGACCGCTCGGCATTAACATCGCGGAGAGTAATCAGACGGGTCCGCTGGTCGCCACCACCGTGATGGAAAACGCGGGATTGGGCGCGTTCGCCGGGGTAGTGATTCTGATCGTTTTGTTCTGCTCGATGGCCTCCTCCATCGACTCCCTGTTGGCGGCGACATCCGACCTGTTGCTCAAGGACGTGCACGGTGGATTGCTCAAACGTGAATTGCCGGAGCGCGGCTTTCGCAAGATCACCGGCACGGTAATTCTGATCGTCGGCGCCCTGACCTGGCTGCTCGCGGCCCCGCATTGGCCGATTATCGAGGCGCTGTTTATTTCCGGTCCGCTCGTCGCCAGTTTGATCTGGCCCGTCATCGGCGGCCTTTTTTGGCGCGGACTCAATCGTCCGCTGGTCCTCACCGGCATCGTGCTCGGCTGCACGTTGGGGGTGACCGCCTACTTCACGTTGGGATGGTTCACGGCCTCTTTGGTCGGCGCGGCCGTTTCCATGTTGTTCACCATCGCGGCGCGTTACATCGCGCCGAAACCGTTCGCCGAAAACGCGGTCAGTGTCTGA
- a CDS encoding aspartate/ornithine carbamoyltransferase family protein produces the protein MTHSTKAPAVEQNKISAVLEPPKGSQAIRPEPADLFRANPVQLKVLRQLEGKNVLNAGQFTFEQVVELCKLAAILEKIEVWPFHPLDGKIAVTAFFEASTRTRTSFESAILRLDGKIISIADGSTTGQAKGESLGDIGEMFNAYADVVIMRHTETSAPEQILNNLRVPLINAGNGSGEHPTQALADWYALLKWNPRLAEPYRRGMSKLKLGILGTPGSMRAVKSFLLMALLFKDHISKVTVISEMADPFGEDVTAQLTAAGIAYQVSNDVREQLPTLDVIYMNSIAFLGDSYKTMDDRFKLNAASPLKADAVILHPLARRDELDTSLDKTPHNLYFSQAHGAIFVRQALLMSVLGRLKALPSFVNLEQPESS, from the coding sequence ATGACTCACTCGACGAAGGCTCCCGCCGTGGAACAAAACAAAATCTCGGCGGTGTTGGAACCGCCGAAAGGCTCGCAGGCGATCCGCCCGGAACCGGCGGACCTGTTTCGCGCCAACCCGGTGCAGCTCAAAGTTCTGCGGCAACTGGAAGGCAAGAACGTGCTCAATGCCGGGCAATTCACCTTCGAACAGGTGGTCGAGCTTTGTAAGCTCGCGGCGATTCTCGAAAAGATCGAGGTCTGGCCGTTTCATCCGCTCGACGGCAAGATCGCGGTGACGGCTTTCTTCGAGGCCTCCACCCGCACCCGCACCAGTTTCGAAAGCGCGATCCTGCGTCTGGATGGTAAAATCATTTCCATCGCCGACGGCTCCACCACGGGGCAGGCGAAGGGGGAGTCGCTGGGTGACATTGGTGAGATGTTCAACGCCTACGCCGATGTGGTCATCATGCGGCACACCGAAACCTCGGCGCCGGAGCAGATTCTCAACAACCTTCGCGTTCCGCTCATCAATGCCGGCAACGGCAGTGGGGAGCACCCAACCCAGGCGCTGGCCGACTGGTATGCCCTGTTGAAGTGGAATCCGCGCCTCGCGGAGCCTTATCGCCGCGGCATGTCCAAGCTTAAACTGGGCATCCTCGGCACGCCCGGTTCCATGCGGGCGGTCAAATCGTTTCTGTTGATGGCCCTGTTGTTCAAGGACCACATCAGCAAGGTGACGGTGATTTCCGAAATGGCCGATCCCTTTGGCGAGGATGTCACCGCGCAACTCACGGCGGCCGGCATTGCGTATCAGGTTTCCAATGATGTGCGCGAGCAGCTGCCCACCCTCGACGTGATCTACATGAACTCCATCGCGTTCCTGGGCGATTCCTACAAGACGATGGATGACCGCTTCAAACTCAACGCCGCCAGTCCGCTGAAGGCGGATGCCGTCATTCTGCACCCGCTGGCGCGTCGCGATGAACTGGATACGTCGTTGGACAAGACGCCGCACAACCTTTATTTTTCTCAAGCTCACGGCGCGATCTTCGTGCGCCAGGCACTCTTGATGTCGGTTCTCGGGCGACTCAAGGCGCTGCCCAGTTTCGTCAACCTGGAACAACCCGAGTCCTCCTGA
- the asnB gene encoding asparagine synthase (glutamine-hydrolyzing), translating into MCGIAGFFAARPLPSAAPKFLADQLVTIRHRGPDATGEFIDPARGVALGHTRLSINDLAGGRQPIHARDGSCVLTINGEFYDFKRHRSTLMAEGDRFTTKSDSEIAIGLYRKFGLSFTEHLRGEFAFALYDKTKDELILIRDRFGVRPLFYWVSGDGSTLVYGSEVKAVIAHPDVEARLDPKAALHQLMQTIAPGMSAFAGVHSLAPGHLLRIRKRDGRLDVSTHRYWDFDFPHEEERPQEFDEQEHVERVREELIRAIVLRLEADVPVGCYLSGGIDSCCILGLASGAMQSPVKAYTISFDDDQYDEAPIARQMAESMGADQEVINLKAEDLYGENYIKTVWHAERTFYNTLGVAKNLMSKRVWDSGYRCVITGEGADELFAGYPALKRDMFRHGLSHEPPEVRAEYQAALDKTNALFKGAIIAENERHHADWESLCGFTPSWIQPWMDTLDLARPLLADDVAHELRDYDPIAAIAGPIDRSMLEGRHPLDIAQYTWSKCQLEGQILNWGGDRVDMANSMESRPAFLDHHLAAAAVQVPPSLRIKGNIEKYVLREAVKGVLPEVLYRREKFAFMAPPAHTDESKRNKVGELISSFLNVDTIKDAGICSPERVTAFLNAYRADTDPTSLVRKDTLLNHLLTLHILHHQFVASH; encoded by the coding sequence ATGTGTGGTATCGCCGGCTTTTTCGCCGCCCGTCCTCTTCCTTCCGCCGCCCCGAAATTTCTCGCCGACCAGCTCGTGACCATCCGTCACCGCGGTCCGGACGCAACCGGTGAGTTTATCGATCCCGCGCGCGGGGTCGCGCTGGGACACACCCGGCTTTCGATCAACGATCTCGCGGGCGGCCGCCAGCCGATCCATGCCCGCGATGGGAGCTGCGTCCTCACCATCAACGGGGAGTTCTACGATTTTAAACGACACCGTTCGACGCTCATGGCGGAGGGCGATCGCTTCACGACGAAGTCAGATTCCGAAATCGCGATCGGTTTATATCGGAAGTTCGGGCTGAGCTTCACCGAGCATTTGCGCGGGGAGTTCGCGTTTGCGCTCTACGACAAAACCAAGGACGAGCTGATTCTGATCCGGGATCGATTCGGGGTGCGTCCGCTGTTTTATTGGGTCTCGGGTGATGGTTCCACGCTGGTCTATGGCTCCGAAGTCAAGGCGGTCATCGCCCATCCCGACGTGGAGGCGAGACTCGATCCCAAAGCGGCGCTGCACCAGCTCATGCAGACGATCGCCCCGGGCATGAGTGCGTTCGCAGGGGTGCATTCGCTGGCGCCGGGACACCTGTTGCGCATTCGCAAACGCGACGGGCGACTCGATGTGTCGACCCATCGTTACTGGGATTTCGACTTTCCCCACGAAGAGGAACGCCCGCAGGAATTTGATGAACAAGAGCATGTCGAACGTGTGCGTGAAGAGCTGATCCGCGCGATCGTTTTGCGGCTCGAGGCGGATGTGCCGGTCGGGTGTTATCTGTCCGGCGGCATCGACTCCTGTTGTATCCTCGGACTGGCCAGCGGGGCGATGCAGTCACCGGTGAAGGCCTACACGATTTCGTTCGACGACGACCAGTATGACGAAGCGCCGATTGCCCGGCAGATGGCCGAGTCGATGGGGGCGGATCAGGAAGTCATCAACCTCAAGGCGGAAGATCTCTACGGGGAGAACTACATCAAAACGGTCTGGCACGCGGAGCGCACATTTTACAACACGCTGGGGGTCGCGAAAAATCTCATGTCCAAGCGGGTGTGGGATTCTGGTTACCGCTGTGTGATCACCGGCGAGGGCGCGGACGAATTGTTTGCCGGTTATCCTGCGCTCAAACGCGACATGTTCCGGCACGGCCTGTCCCATGAACCGCCCGAAGTCCGGGCCGAGTATCAGGCCGCACTCGACAAGACCAACGCCTTGTTCAAAGGCGCCATCATCGCCGAAAACGAGCGCCACCATGCGGATTGGGAAAGCCTGTGCGGATTCACGCCGTCGTGGATTCAGCCGTGGATGGATACGCTCGATTTGGCCCGGCCGTTATTGGCCGACGACGTGGCTCACGAGTTGCGTGATTATGATCCGATCGCGGCGATCGCGGGACCAATCGACCGGTCGATGTTGGAAGGCCGTCACCCGCTCGATATCGCGCAATACACGTGGTCCAAGTGCCAGTTGGAAGGGCAGATTCTTAATTGGGGTGGTGATCGCGTTGACATGGCCAATTCGATGGAATCGCGCCCCGCGTTTCTCGATCATCATCTCGCGGCGGCGGCGGTGCAGGTGCCGCCATCGTTGCGCATCAAGGGAAACATTGAGAAATACGTGCTGCGCGAGGCGGTGAAGGGCGTCCTGCCCGAGGTGCTGTATCGGCGCGAGAAATTCGCCTTCATGGCGCCCCCCGCCCACACCGACGAGTCGAAGCGTAACAAAGTCGGCGAACTCATCTCCTCGTTTCTCAATGTCGATACGATCAAGGACGCCGGGATCTGTTCCCCGGAGCGCGTCACCGCTTTCTTGAACGCTTACCGGGCCGACACCGATCCGACTTCGCTCGTGCGCAAGGACACGTTGCTCAATCATCTGCTCACGCTGCACATTCTACATCATCAGTTCGTGGCTTCGCACTGA
- a CDS encoding Zn-dependent hydrolase, with translation MSATNTSVSPDLVVDLERIKRDINTLAAIGFNDADRGIYRQAFTDADMAGKHWLLHRIEENDLEPASDGAANISGVLPGKSDASRVYVGSHIDTVPCAGMLDGTLGVVIGLECLRVLKAAGLELERTIELIAFSDEEGRFGGMFGSEAFTGALTPEKLLSAKDLGQTLLTDAMLAQGLDPKRALEARRDPARIAAYLELHIEQGPVLDQNLLQVGIVEQITGLQSWSLKLMGEANHAGTTPMDYRKDALMGLADFAHEIPRILAENGGEHSRATIGQAEVQPGAPNSVPGLVVFSLDFRDPSTDTLESLSQAFQKALAAISRRRGLKFEVKVQGDIQPVPCAPHLKDVLEAEAQRLNLRYQRMLSGAAHDAQMVGRVAPMAMIFVPSRGGMSHSPAEWTAWEDIRAGANLMLGTLLKLATSPDEVSS, from the coding sequence TTGTCCGCCACCAACACATCCGTCAGCCCCGACCTCGTCGTCGATCTCGAACGCATCAAGCGCGACATCAACACGCTGGCGGCGATCGGTTTCAATGACGCTGATCGCGGCATCTACCGTCAGGCATTTACGGATGCCGATATGGCGGGCAAACATTGGCTGCTGCACCGCATCGAGGAAAACGATCTCGAACCCGCTTCGGATGGCGCGGCCAATATTTCCGGGGTGCTGCCGGGCAAATCCGATGCGTCGCGCGTCTACGTGGGGTCGCACATCGATACGGTGCCGTGCGCGGGTATGCTCGACGGCACGCTGGGCGTCGTCATCGGCCTGGAATGTCTGCGCGTGTTGAAGGCAGCCGGACTGGAGCTGGAGCGCACCATCGAGTTGATCGCGTTCAGTGATGAGGAGGGGAGGTTCGGTGGCATGTTCGGTTCCGAAGCTTTCACCGGAGCGCTGACGCCGGAGAAATTGCTCAGTGCCAAAGATCTGGGCCAGACCTTGCTCACTGACGCGATGCTCGCGCAGGGACTCGACCCGAAGCGCGCACTCGAGGCCCGACGCGATCCGGCTCGCATTGCGGCCTATCTCGAACTGCACATCGAGCAAGGGCCGGTGCTCGATCAAAACCTGCTGCAGGTCGGCATTGTCGAGCAGATCACCGGGCTGCAATCCTGGTCGCTCAAACTCATGGGTGAGGCCAACCACGCCGGCACGACGCCCATGGATTACCGCAAGGACGCGCTGATGGGGTTGGCCGATTTTGCTCATGAGATTCCACGCATTTTGGCCGAGAACGGGGGCGAACATAGCCGGGCCACCATTGGCCAGGCCGAGGTGCAACCGGGGGCGCCGAACTCGGTGCCGGGCTTGGTCGTGTTCTCTTTGGACTTCCGTGATCCGTCGACCGATACGCTCGAGTCCCTGTCGCAGGCTTTTCAAAAAGCCCTCGCCGCCATCTCGCGGCGGCGCGGGCTCAAATTCGAAGTCAAGGTGCAAGGCGACATCCAGCCGGTGCCATGCGCGCCGCATTTGAAGGACGTGCTCGAAGCCGAGGCGCAGCGCCTGAATTTGCGCTATCAACGCATGCTCAGCGGTGCCGCCCACGACGCGCAAATGGTCGGCCGGGTGGCCCCCATGGCGATGATCTTCGTGCCCAGTCGCGGCGGTATGAGTCACTCCCCGGCGGAGTGGACCGCGTGGGAGGACATCCGCGCCGGGGCGAATCTCATGCTCGGAACACTGCTCAAACTCGCCACCTCGCCGGACGAGGTTTCATCTTAA